Proteins from a genomic interval of Oceanispirochaeta crateris:
- a CDS encoding nucleoside-diphosphate kinase, with protein sequence MAEELSYILITPYTIAKSRTGGVLSRLLSRIDLELVGTQIFAPSQELADAYAASLYKQSIATSSSSARLLSDFVLKTFTPTNGRRHRVMMLLFRGEDACKKLSDIAGALYPENRSIESITGETIRDTYADLEKDQDGNIIYFEPAVMTPRSQRTAIENMRIFAPFMLKEPNIVENMVYPENQQIERTLVIIKPDNWKYASSRPGTIIDMFSRTGLRLIGCKTYQMSVAEALEFYGPVKDALNEKLSPMFGTKAKVVLEKEFNLPLSEELEHALQNSFGKEYAKDQFFKIIEFMSGTRPDKCPSEELEHPGKVKSMVLIYEGMNAVNKIRDVLGPTDPTKAPGGTIRREFGHDIMVNTAHASDSAENAVREMGIVKIQKNKCSHIMKDYLDDK encoded by the coding sequence ATGGCTGAAGAACTGTCATACATTTTAATCACCCCGTATACAATCGCCAAATCACGCACAGGGGGTGTGCTTTCCAGACTCCTTTCAAGAATAGACTTGGAATTGGTCGGAACACAAATTTTTGCTCCTTCCCAGGAGCTTGCAGACGCTTATGCAGCATCATTATACAAGCAATCCATTGCCACTAGTTCATCCAGTGCAAGGCTGTTGAGTGATTTTGTCCTTAAGACTTTTACGCCAACTAACGGACGTCGTCATAGGGTTATGATGCTCTTGTTTAGAGGAGAAGATGCCTGTAAAAAACTCTCTGATATCGCCGGAGCTCTTTATCCGGAAAACAGGAGTATTGAATCCATAACTGGTGAAACAATCAGAGATACATACGCCGATCTTGAAAAAGATCAGGATGGGAATATCATCTATTTTGAACCGGCTGTCATGACTCCCAGGAGCCAGAGAACTGCCATTGAAAATATGAGAATCTTTGCTCCTTTTATGCTGAAAGAACCTAATATTGTTGAAAATATGGTTTATCCCGAAAATCAGCAGATAGAACGAACATTGGTTATCATTAAGCCTGACAACTGGAAGTATGCCAGTTCCAGACCAGGAACCATCATCGATATGTTCAGCAGGACGGGACTCCGTCTTATCGGATGTAAAACATATCAGATGAGTGTGGCCGAGGCCCTTGAATTTTATGGTCCTGTAAAAGATGCTCTCAATGAAAAATTAAGCCCCATGTTTGGTACAAAAGCCAAGGTAGTACTGGAGAAAGAGTTCAATCTTCCTCTTTCTGAAGAGTTGGAACATGCACTACAAAACAGTTTTGGTAAGGAATACGCAAAGGATCAGTTTTTTAAGATCATTGAGTTCATGTCTGGAACTAGACCCGATAAGTGTCCTTCTGAAGAACTGGAGCATCCCGGTAAGGTAAAGAGCATGGTTCTTATCTATGAAGGTATGAATGCTGTAAATAAAATCAGAGATGTCCTGGGACCAACTGATCCTACGAAAGCTCCTGGCGGCACAATACGAAGAGAATTCGGTCATGATATTATGGTCAATACGGCCCATGCCTCCGACTCTGCCGAAAATGCTGTTCGTGAAATGGGTATTGTCAAGATTCAAAAGAACAAATGCAGCCATATCATGAAAGATTACCTTGATGATAAATAG
- a CDS encoding helicase C-terminal domain-containing protein: MIQKDLTGRFIEDVRLQMLSDIQECDGSEVLWVARINSEKVVCEVNTVARGHQSAVPAVAAHMEKGDVIIHNHPSGILRPSDADLAQASMLGNQGIGFYIVNNSIDAVYVVVEPVAYTPETLLDVSELDSILSPGGPLSELDSHYEERPSQIRLLHTISEGFNDEKIVVAEAGTGVGKSFSYLIPALKWASVNEQRVVISTATINLQQQIMEKDLPIAQKLCGTDVKAVLVKGRRNYICKSRLQEALDENSLFREKDDILLQIKEWADNTREGTVSELPFMPPDEIWSKVCSDPDACFGPRCRHFDQCFVMKSRREAAAAGVLVVNHHLFFADLSLRINGMGFEGAAILPSFHKIIFDEAHNIENSATSYFSSEYNRLQLLKYLKRLYFQKRGRSLGVLTRLEKIMPPPDGVLYSEMIRNLTSQAEILDALSFDFFPDEHTVRLQDNSHPDYARKIREPLLQTREKLAQLIAVLNRWFELLREEDHENTVVLEFKMIVNRLNQYSTFLNKFSQFDAEEEESVFWLEKKVRDGNSYVRFIITPLDISGWMKTGIYDSYSTIVFTSATLTMDKSFIYWQRRMGLLDQLQERLVSRQFESPFPYKQNVLLGLPDDMPEPASDEYRQALVSSIKDLLESNEGRALVLFTSYELLKHCYDLILEDWSLPEINLFRQGFEDRARLLKRFGEDTGSVLFATDSFWEGVDTPGESLRLVIICRLPFRVPTDPVYQARLEAVEKRGGNPFRELSLPEAVMKFRQGFGRLMRRKSDRGAVVVLDSRIISKNYGSVFLRSLPETIVSRKRFASVLEDLENFIYV; encoded by the coding sequence ATGATTCAGAAAGATCTCACAGGGCGTTTCATAGAAGATGTCCGGCTGCAAATGCTTTCTGATATACAAGAATGTGATGGCTCAGAAGTCCTCTGGGTTGCCAGAATCAATTCCGAAAAGGTTGTCTGTGAAGTCAATACTGTCGCCAGAGGACACCAATCGGCCGTTCCCGCCGTAGCCGCCCATATGGAAAAGGGAGATGTGATTATTCATAATCATCCCTCGGGGATTCTCCGTCCCAGTGATGCAGATCTGGCTCAGGCTTCAATGCTTGGGAATCAGGGTATTGGTTTTTATATTGTCAATAATTCCATAGATGCGGTGTATGTCGTCGTTGAGCCTGTGGCGTACACTCCCGAAACTCTCCTAGATGTTTCAGAGCTGGATTCTATCCTGTCCCCGGGGGGGCCCCTTTCCGAATTAGACTCCCATTACGAGGAACGCCCCAGTCAGATCAGGCTGCTTCATACTATAAGTGAGGGATTCAACGATGAAAAAATAGTCGTTGCCGAGGCTGGTACGGGGGTTGGAAAATCATTCTCATACCTTATTCCCGCACTCAAGTGGGCTTCTGTGAATGAACAGAGGGTTGTTATCTCCACGGCCACTATTAACCTTCAGCAGCAAATCATGGAAAAAGACCTGCCCATTGCTCAAAAGCTATGCGGAACAGATGTGAAGGCTGTTCTTGTGAAGGGGAGGAGAAATTATATCTGCAAGAGTAGGCTGCAGGAGGCTCTTGACGAGAATTCCCTCTTCCGTGAAAAAGATGATATTCTCCTACAGATCAAGGAGTGGGCAGACAATACGAGAGAAGGAACGGTTTCCGAGCTCCCTTTCATGCCTCCCGATGAAATCTGGTCTAAGGTATGCAGCGATCCCGATGCCTGTTTTGGACCGAGGTGCAGGCATTTTGATCAGTGTTTTGTTATGAAATCTAGAAGAGAGGCAGCCGCAGCTGGTGTACTGGTGGTCAATCACCACCTCTTCTTTGCGGACCTTTCACTGAGAATCAACGGCATGGGTTTTGAGGGCGCCGCCATCCTTCCTTCATTTCATAAAATCATATTTGATGAAGCTCACAATATAGAAAACAGTGCTACCAGTTATTTTTCCAGCGAGTACAATAGACTTCAGCTTTTAAAATATCTAAAGAGGCTGTATTTTCAAAAAAGAGGACGCTCTTTAGGGGTCCTCACCAGGTTGGAAAAAATCATGCCTCCCCCTGACGGGGTCCTTTATTCAGAGATGATCAGGAATCTCACATCCCAGGCTGAGATTCTGGATGCTTTATCTTTTGATTTTTTCCCCGATGAACACACAGTGCGACTTCAGGACAACAGTCATCCCGACTATGCAAGAAAGATACGGGAACCCCTGTTGCAAACTAGAGAAAAACTGGCTCAGTTGATTGCAGTGCTGAATCGCTGGTTTGAGCTGCTTCGGGAAGAGGATCATGAGAATACAGTCGTTCTTGAATTCAAGATGATTGTAAACCGTCTGAACCAGTATTCCACCTTTTTAAATAAGTTCAGTCAATTTGATGCAGAAGAGGAAGAGTCTGTTTTCTGGCTTGAAAAAAAAGTGCGTGATGGAAATTCCTATGTCCGATTCATTATAACCCCCCTGGATATCTCCGGATGGATGAAAACAGGCATATATGATTCATACAGTACAATAGTTTTTACATCAGCTACTTTGACTATGGATAAAAGTTTTATATACTGGCAGAGACGGATGGGTTTATTGGACCAGTTGCAGGAAAGACTGGTCTCCAGGCAGTTTGAATCTCCCTTCCCTTATAAGCAGAATGTACTGCTGGGTTTGCCGGATGACATGCCCGAACCTGCATCGGATGAATACAGGCAGGCTCTTGTTTCATCCATCAAGGATTTGCTGGAAAGCAATGAAGGACGGGCTTTGGTCCTCTTTACATCCTATGAGCTGCTTAAACATTGTTATGACTTGATTCTAGAAGACTGGTCTCTTCCAGAGATCAATCTCTTCCGTCAGGGCTTTGAAGACAGGGCCCGCTTGCTGAAAAGGTTTGGCGAAGACACAGGAAGTGTTTTATTTGCAACGGATTCATTTTGGGAAGGTGTTGATACTCCCGGAGAATCACTGAGGCTGGTTATAATTTGCCGGCTTCCTTTCCGTGTTCCAACAGACCCGGTTTATCAGGCTCGCCTGGAAGCCGTAGAGAAAAGGGGAGGGAATCCATTTCGTGAACTCTCTCTTCCAGAGGCTGTCATGAAATTCCGGCAGGGGTTCGGCCGTCTTATGCGAAGAAAATCAGACCGTGGGGCCGTGGTTGTCCTGGACTCGCGGATCATTAGTAAAAACTATGGATCTGTTTTTCTAAGATCCCTACCGGAAACCATAGTTTCGAGAAAGAGATTTGCTTCAGTCCTTGAGGATTTGGAGAATTTCATATATGTATAA
- a CDS encoding vWA domain-containing protein, with product MNFLIPSALSALFFIPLYLFLSFHARRTKRSYLLLMTGKRLKKQLPLGSTLMMAGLVLLTLALMRPVSNPRLIEKEQTGRNIVFVIDVSRSMLAQDLIPNRLERARYDILNSLENLSGHRLALVAFAGNPVLKCPLTLDHLYFSQSLSELGTHSVSRGGTNLGDAVRSVIEDLFDQDDRESMDILLITDGEDQDSFPVQSASRAGQEGIRIITIGLGSPDQGTVIPDEENGTLMYGDEPVYSKADMETLSAMAEASDGGWSVPVEDGKIPIQEILNKLERTGTQKNTGTVEEYIYDEQYRWFLIPGLILIVLSFLIENSGWFRRRAI from the coding sequence ATGAACTTTCTGATTCCATCCGCGCTGTCCGCTCTTTTTTTCATTCCCCTCTACCTTTTCTTGTCTTTCCATGCCAGGAGAACGAAAAGGTCCTATCTTCTACTTATGACAGGAAAGAGGCTGAAGAAACAGCTTCCTCTTGGGTCCACTCTGATGATGGCAGGACTGGTTCTTCTTACTCTGGCTCTCATGAGACCAGTTTCCAATCCCCGTTTGATTGAGAAAGAGCAGACCGGGAGAAATATTGTGTTTGTCATCGATGTGTCCCGGAGTATGCTGGCCCAGGATTTAATACCCAACCGTCTGGAGAGGGCCCGCTATGATATTCTCAATTCCCTGGAGAATCTCAGTGGTCATCGCTTGGCTCTGGTCGCCTTTGCGGGGAATCCTGTGCTCAAATGTCCCCTGACCCTGGATCACCTCTATTTTTCTCAGTCCCTTTCGGAACTGGGAACTCACAGTGTTTCACGTGGCGGGACGAATCTAGGTGATGCCGTGCGGAGTGTCATTGAGGATCTTTTCGATCAGGATGACAGGGAGTCCATGGATATTCTGTTGATCACAGATGGTGAAGATCAGGATAGTTTTCCAGTTCAATCGGCCAGCAGGGCTGGTCAGGAGGGAATCAGGATCATCACCATCGGTTTGGGGAGCCCCGATCAGGGTACTGTCATTCCGGATGAGGAAAATGGAACCCTCATGTATGGGGATGAGCCGGTTTATTCAAAGGCGGATATGGAAACGCTCTCCGCCATGGCCGAGGCATCCGATGGTGGGTGGTCTGTTCCGGTAGAAGATGGGAAAATCCCCATACAGGAAATTTTAAACAAGCTGGAGAGAACGGGGACACAAAAGAATACGGGAACAGTAGAAGAATACATTTATGATGAGCAGTACCGCTGGTTCCTCATCCCCGGACTGATTCTCATCGTTCTCTCTTTTTTAATTGAAAATTCCGGATGGTTCAGAAGGCGTGCAATATGA
- a CDS encoding CoA-binding protein gives MKENVAILGASQKAERYSYKALQMLLEYGHNVFPVHPVLQEIEGHKVYPSLSSIDEKIDTLTVYVSPKWLTPDMISEILALNPGRVIMNPGTESSSLKEALDQAGISWLEACTLVLLRTKQFS, from the coding sequence ATGAAAGAAAATGTAGCTATTTTAGGAGCCAGCCAGAAAGCGGAACGGTATTCCTATAAGGCCTTACAGATGCTGCTTGAGTACGGGCACAATGTATTCCCTGTTCATCCGGTTTTACAAGAAATTGAAGGGCACAAGGTGTACCCTTCATTATCCAGTATTGATGAAAAGATAGACACTCTCACAGTATATGTGAGTCCCAAATGGCTGACCCCGGACATGATTTCTGAAATCCTTGCTCTTAACCCAGGGCGGGTCATCATGAATCCGGGAACAGAGTCGTCCAGCCTGAAAGAAGCACTGGATCAGGCTGGAATTTCCTGGCTGGAAGCATGCACTCTTGTTCTGCTCAGGACTAAACAGTTTTCTTAA
- a CDS encoding BatD family protein: MKLRILLLMAFLGVGQSLFSASFEVLTDTRESYVGQSITLIMRIISDGPVERPSLPNIEGFQVNEAGESRYDQRTLGGGNSGRTVTMEYSWRLVPLQTGEFEIPALTLELGDDSYRSNAIPIRIKEPGPIEGYHLFLSAEGDTAFPSMPLRLHLKWLFSSEVSRPNFVLPFLNNEKINVQDLPAPSSSSSDIYQFTVEGHTVYARQSAEMYEGEQYASLTISWDIYPLESGTLELKPVTLSFQIGSIDQQGRRVYTPAVIPSNALLLNIQTLPEKMNTFAGGVLVAQDELEVTAVLDQTKVYPGDPLELTLTFKGLISPLLTDFKGIGRMKELGNLISADQSSLSSSLEGNNKVYTQKIRIQSSDLKAFPKLEFPYYSMDSKEVRISTSNEIPMNVMSLASSPAVIQEAESPEIEEITGISLRSNRLVSYPQFSLLPARLYVLRYRFLIVLLILTVLVSLLFLLFKRYGRHLKFVRKNASLKVLRGAFREYKNNPNQENGLALNELFKQWLGELPEVKEILQDQKIHLMEALETLLSQDLYRNIQALNDHLELLWSPTEMSSLDDDFEQLPEKITKELKNNRRKK, from the coding sequence GTGAAACTAAGAATCCTGTTATTAATGGCCTTCCTGGGAGTGGGGCAGAGTCTATTTTCAGCCTCTTTTGAAGTCTTAACTGATACCAGGGAGAGTTATGTAGGACAATCCATTACATTGATTATGCGCATTATCAGCGACGGGCCTGTAGAAAGGCCCTCCCTTCCCAATATAGAAGGATTTCAAGTGAATGAGGCTGGAGAATCCCGGTATGATCAGAGAACCCTGGGAGGAGGAAACAGTGGTAGAACAGTTACCATGGAGTATTCCTGGCGACTGGTTCCTCTCCAGACCGGCGAATTTGAAATTCCAGCATTGACTCTGGAGCTGGGCGATGACAGTTATCGTTCAAATGCCATACCCATTCGGATAAAAGAACCGGGTCCCATTGAGGGATATCATCTGTTTTTAAGCGCCGAAGGGGATACGGCTTTTCCTTCAATGCCCCTTCGCCTTCATCTAAAGTGGCTCTTTTCATCCGAAGTCAGTCGTCCAAACTTTGTTTTGCCCTTCTTGAATAATGAAAAAATAAACGTGCAGGATTTACCCGCACCCTCGTCATCTTCTTCAGACATCTATCAGTTTACCGTGGAGGGGCATACGGTGTATGCCAGGCAGTCTGCCGAGATGTATGAGGGAGAGCAGTATGCAAGCCTCACCATCTCCTGGGATATTTATCCCCTGGAATCGGGAACTCTTGAGTTGAAACCGGTGACGCTTTCTTTTCAAATCGGCTCCATAGACCAACAGGGCAGAAGGGTTTATACACCGGCAGTCATTCCGTCCAATGCGCTTTTATTGAATATTCAGACCCTGCCTGAAAAGATGAATACTTTTGCTGGTGGTGTACTGGTTGCCCAAGACGAACTGGAAGTCACGGCAGTACTGGATCAAACCAAGGTCTATCCGGGAGACCCCCTGGAGCTGACTCTGACATTCAAGGGATTGATCAGCCCCCTCCTCACTGACTTCAAGGGAATCGGTAGAATGAAAGAGCTGGGAAATCTCATAAGCGCCGATCAGTCGAGTCTGAGTTCTTCTCTTGAGGGGAATAATAAAGTGTACACGCAGAAGATCAGAATCCAATCTTCCGACTTAAAGGCTTTTCCAAAATTGGAATTTCCCTACTACAGCATGGATTCGAAAGAGGTCCGGATCAGTACCAGTAATGAAATTCCCATGAATGTGATGTCTCTTGCCTCATCGCCAGCTGTGATACAGGAGGCGGAATCTCCAGAAATTGAAGAAATAACAGGCATTTCTCTACGATCCAACCGCCTTGTTTCCTACCCGCAGTTTTCACTATTGCCGGCCCGCCTGTATGTCTTGAGATATAGGTTCTTGATTGTCCTGCTGATACTCACAGTGCTTGTTTCATTGCTTTTTTTACTCTTTAAGCGCTATGGCCGTCATTTAAAGTTCGTTCGCAAAAATGCCTCACTAAAGGTTCTGAGAGGAGCCTTTAGAGAATATAAAAATAATCCTAATCAGGAGAATGGCCTGGCTTTGAATGAACTATTCAAGCAGTGGCTTGGGGAGTTGCCCGAGGTAAAAGAGATCCTACAGGATCAAAAAATTCATTTGATGGAGGCTCTCGAAACACTCTTGAGCCAGGATTTGTACCGAAATATTCAGGCTTTAAATGATCATCTCGAACTCCTTTGGAGCCCCACAGAAATGAGTTCCTTGGATGATGATTTTGAACAACTTCCCGAAAAAATAACAAAAGAACTGAAGAACAACAGGCGGAAAAAATGA
- a CDS encoding ATP-binding protein, translated as MKCSAKEKESIFRLFKPIQDRSPGKIIFMSLSLLLFTLFSYFVPLLGQAFVQLWTILVAWSLYLFISKTKSLYENKLLSHISHVYLTSGVFNLFMLGNLGTFSIIPGLNGELHFYIASGLLESLGLMVVFIFNGKKKSFGSIQHLYLLLPLLFIPMVLKGLFNDPAGLGSGLSLISKICCLIIVIAFILDFKMILEQGTEDNRMTSSQIALSFLMSILSIGFYCLYDLKNPIFLNLSHVAKILSSYYLYRGIFLEGIIRPLERLKSTEESFKKEQFYYAQTLSAVKDGMFRYYPDSDTLSVSPVWEEMTGYSWPDHTISDEFLHDILTEEGFSRVKKALELSSNRAWPVNEEVQILHKNGTHFWASIRGKMGKDQEDKDCIVGMMTDISWRKKIEQELILAKEKAEESDRLKTTFLANISHEIRTPLNVLLGFTGLIVRDLSDQGSNKEQRMHLQLIRQSSNQLISIISDIIDISKIQNESIHLQVQSISLDSFFKNLYTVYRKLMDDRGKVEIRLSWKIPDPPMNEIFINTDIERFHQIWQNLLNNAMKFIEYGQISYGIFSVDPELKLITFFVEDTGPGISSDKENIIFERFRQGEEGFARRYGGSGLGLTISRELIHLMGGHIRLDQNYTSGARFLFTLPESIE; from the coding sequence ATGAAGTGTTCGGCAAAAGAGAAGGAATCCATATTCCGCCTCTTTAAACCTATTCAGGATCGATCTCCTGGAAAAATCATATTTATGAGTCTCTCTTTGCTCCTCTTCACTCTATTTTCCTATTTTGTTCCCCTGTTGGGGCAGGCTTTTGTACAGCTCTGGACCATCCTTGTTGCCTGGTCCTTGTATTTATTTATAAGCAAGACAAAGAGCCTCTATGAAAATAAGCTATTGAGTCATATTTCTCATGTATATTTGACATCTGGTGTTTTCAATCTGTTTATGCTGGGGAATTTGGGGACTTTTTCAATCATTCCAGGCCTTAATGGAGAACTCCATTTTTATATAGCTTCGGGACTATTGGAGTCCCTAGGTTTGATGGTTGTGTTCATTTTCAATGGTAAAAAGAAATCCTTTGGATCTATTCAACATTTATACCTCCTTCTTCCCTTGCTTTTTATTCCCATGGTTTTGAAGGGTCTATTCAATGATCCGGCGGGCCTCGGTAGCGGTTTGAGTTTAATCAGCAAAATATGCTGTCTCATCATCGTCATTGCTTTCATCCTGGATTTCAAAATGATCCTGGAACAGGGAACAGAGGATAATCGGATGACTTCTTCCCAAATTGCCCTTTCTTTTCTCATGTCCATCCTATCCATTGGCTTCTATTGCCTTTATGACTTGAAAAATCCGATTTTTCTGAATCTCAGCCATGTGGCTAAAATCTTGTCTTCTTACTACCTCTATCGGGGAATATTTCTTGAAGGCATCATACGGCCTCTAGAGAGGTTAAAATCTACGGAGGAGTCTTTTAAGAAAGAACAATTCTATTATGCCCAGACTCTCTCGGCGGTCAAAGACGGCATGTTCCGCTACTATCCGGACAGTGATACTCTCTCTGTCTCTCCGGTATGGGAGGAAATGACCGGCTATTCGTGGCCTGATCATACAATTTCGGATGAATTCCTTCATGACATTCTAACCGAAGAGGGGTTTTCAAGGGTTAAAAAGGCTCTTGAGCTCTCATCAAACAGGGCATGGCCTGTGAATGAAGAAGTGCAGATTCTTCATAAAAATGGTACACACTTCTGGGCCTCCATCAGAGGTAAAATGGGGAAGGATCAGGAAGATAAGGATTGCATTGTCGGGATGATGACCGATATTTCATGGAGGAAAAAGATTGAGCAGGAGTTGATTCTGGCCAAAGAAAAAGCGGAAGAAAGCGACAGATTAAAAACAACCTTTCTTGCCAATATTTCACATGAGATCAGAACACCCTTGAATGTGCTTTTGGGGTTTACCGGTTTGATTGTCCGGGATTTGTCCGATCAGGGTAGCAATAAGGAACAGCGGATGCATCTTCAATTGATTCGGCAGAGTTCAAATCAATTGATTTCCATAATTTCGGATATTATTGATATCTCTAAGATTCAAAACGAAAGCATCCATCTTCAGGTTCAGTCCATTTCTCTTGATTCTTTTTTTAAAAATCTCTATACGGTATACAGAAAGCTTATGGATGATAGGGGAAAAGTTGAGATCAGGCTCAGCTGGAAAATCCCTGATCCACCTATGAATGAGATATTTATCAACACTGATATTGAACGTTTTCATCAGATTTGGCAGAATCTCCTGAATAATGCGATGAAATTCATCGAATATGGGCAAATCAGTTATGGAATTTTTAGCGTAGATCCTGAATTGAAGCTCATTACTTTTTTTGTGGAAGATACGGGTCCAGGAATTTCATCGGACAAAGAAAATATCATTTTTGAAAGATTCAGACAGGGCGAAGAAGGTTTTGCCAGAAGGTATGGAGGCAGCGGACTGGGGCTAACCATATCACGTGAATTAATCCATCTCATGGGAGGGCATATCAGATTGGATCAAAATTACACATCAGGTGCCAGATTTCTCTTTACACTCCCCGAGAGCATTGAATGA
- a CDS encoding protein-disulfide reductase DsbD family protein, which produces MIKKFNILLFLLFSMTVSLFSQISFPGLSNLPEPELHISFDKETYRPGEKAILKVDFIFPDQYHQTYDTNNFRLEGLGSDQILFGSTLYSEGELDESGFIQYYDSTQLQLEMMISESAPQGPLTGMIKAHYQLCDEEGICYFPESLELEYMVNVEGKPMTADSGSSLWIFLLMALMGGFLLNLMPCVLPLLSVKAMNLISQSGEKRPVLIKHGLLYTAGILLSFWVLTLVIVLLQHSGRLLGWGFHFQSPLFLSILTGVIFLFALSLFEVFILLPPSSGMNKADNLSRKKGYTGSFFTGIFAVFVATPCTAPFLGSAMGFAFSQPGIIIFLIMTLTGLGLSLPFLLLGFFPGFFKLLPKPGKWMDKFREAMGFLLLGTVVYLSSTLIKQVGTSFASFLWYLLILALAAWIWGWSSRQSRKRVWRNTFRIIPIVLILVSGFYLLDFQRDDSVSHLRTQDSDWEAFDPELINQLRNEGTPLFIAFSAEWCTSCKVNERTVLSTEKTRLLFEQKGVRRMKADLTVSNPLAMEWIFRYERAGVPLYLLFLPGQDGKILPELLSANIMEEAFSSLPDVP; this is translated from the coding sequence ATGATTAAGAAATTTAATATTTTACTCTTTTTATTGTTCTCCATGACTGTCTCATTGTTCTCGCAGATATCCTTTCCGGGTCTAAGCAATCTACCGGAACCGGAACTTCATATCTCCTTTGATAAGGAGACCTACAGACCGGGTGAGAAGGCAATTTTAAAAGTAGATTTCATTTTCCCCGACCAGTATCACCAGACCTACGACACAAATAATTTTCGTTTGGAAGGACTCGGTTCAGATCAGATCCTCTTTGGTTCCACCCTGTATTCTGAAGGGGAATTAGATGAATCTGGTTTTATCCAGTATTATGATTCAACCCAATTGCAGCTGGAAATGATGATTTCCGAGAGCGCCCCCCAAGGGCCATTGACGGGGATGATAAAGGCACATTATCAGCTCTGCGATGAAGAGGGCATCTGTTATTTTCCGGAATCTCTGGAATTAGAATATATGGTGAATGTGGAAGGCAAACCCATGACCGCCGATTCCGGCTCCTCCTTGTGGATATTTCTCCTCATGGCACTCATGGGAGGCTTTCTTCTCAACCTGATGCCCTGTGTACTCCCCCTTCTCTCGGTCAAAGCCATGAATCTAATCAGCCAAAGCGGTGAAAAACGCCCCGTACTGATCAAACACGGATTGCTCTACACAGCGGGCATCCTGCTGTCCTTCTGGGTATTGACTCTGGTCATTGTCCTCTTGCAGCATTCGGGAAGACTCCTGGGCTGGGGCTTTCATTTCCAGAGTCCCCTATTTCTATCCATTCTCACAGGGGTCATCTTTCTCTTTGCCCTGTCTCTGTTTGAAGTGTTTATCCTGCTGCCCCCCTCATCTGGTATGAATAAGGCGGATAATCTCTCCCGTAAAAAAGGGTATACCGGCTCTTTTTTTACGGGAATATTTGCTGTTTTTGTGGCAACCCCCTGTACGGCGCCCTTCTTGGGGAGTGCCATGGGATTTGCATTTTCACAACCGGGCATCATTATATTTCTGATTATGACCCTCACAGGACTCGGATTATCCCTGCCCTTTCTTCTCCTGGGATTTTTCCCAGGATTTTTTAAACTACTGCCTAAACCCGGAAAATGGATGGATAAATTCAGAGAAGCCATGGGATTCCTCTTGCTGGGTACCGTGGTCTATCTCAGTTCGACCCTGATCAAACAGGTAGGTACCTCATTCGCGTCCTTCCTCTGGTACCTCCTGATTTTGGCCCTAGCGGCCTGGATATGGGGCTGGAGCAGCCGTCAGAGCAGAAAAAGAGTCTGGCGGAATACATTCCGGATTATTCCTATAGTGTTGATTCTGGTTTCGGGCTTTTATTTGCTGGATTTTCAAAGAGATGACAGTGTCAGTCATCTTAGAACTCAAGATTCAGATTGGGAGGCCTTTGATCCTGAGCTTATCAATCAATTGAGAAATGAAGGAACGCCCCTGTTTATCGCCTTTTCCGCCGAATGGTGCACAAGCTGTAAGGTGAATGAGAGGACGGTCTTGTCTACAGAAAAAACGCGACTCTTATTTGAACAAAAAGGCGTGCGCAGGATGAAGGCGGATTTAACAGTCAGCAATCCCCTGGCTATGGAATGGATTTTCCGTTATGAGAGAGCCGGTGTTCCCCTCTACCTTCTATTCCTACCGGGACAGGATGGAAAGATACTGCCGGAACTGCTCAGTGCAAATATCATGGAAGAGGCTTTCTCATCTCTCCCCGATGTTCCTTAA